The sequence AAGTTTCCGGCAATTCGAGTGATTGTCGGTCGATATCCGGCGCAATATCAGGTGTTACCCTGTGATCAACCGCGCAATAAAAAGACGGCCTCCAAGAAATTCGATCATAAAGCAAATGACACTTGTTTACGCCCCACACGTACTCTCCCTCCAATTTTTCCAATGGCGTCTTGTTAAGACTTGGACCATTGCCCATTACGAAGCATCGACTGCCCTTGAAGGCATTCTGCAGATTCTTGAACTTCTCCGTATTTCTTTCTTCGGATTGACTGCTGCCAGCGCCTTTTTTTAACCCCAGAAAACGGCTCAGGATGTCCATCAGAAAAAGTAAATGCGGTTTTCTTAAACTAAGAAACCGGCGGGTATGCGGTTTGCACCAGCATTTCCGCCAAGGCGATTATCTCAGCAATCCTCCACTGGGTGGCATTATCGATATCCACCGACTCCAGCGTGGGAGTAGGAAACAAGACAGGCTGTTTACCAATTCTGGCCTTGGTTGAGTTAAACGAGTCTTTTGTGAAAATGTAGAGGTTGGAATTTTCCTCATACCACGGTTCCAGTTCTTGAGTTGGGAGGAGGTTATCAGGGTCATGGTTTACCGCCGATCCATCTTTCCGGTAAAACCTTGTCTGAAACTCGTTAACGGTAAACAAACTATCCTTGCCTTCTTCCGCGACACCTAACTGAAAAGCTTGAATGGCTGATCTAATAGTTCCTGAACTTAATAGCGGATTTGTTGTATGGGTCATAACAAAAGTCTCTGCATCGACCGCTTGAAGATCGTCCTCAATTACAAGGTTCATGCTGATATGTCCGCCACAAATTTCAGGTGGACGATCTCTGATCAGCACTTTATCCGAATCTGTTAAGCCGTTCTCAGCAAGGATATCTCGGGCATCCGTATTGATAACAATCTTGTCTATCTCTTCTACTGTAAGAAGCGTATCAAGGATCCATCTAAATAATGGCTTACCCGCGAAATTCCTGAAATTCTTGCCTTTAACACGCTCACTGTGAGCTTTCATAGGTAAAAGGGCTACGGTCTTGTAGGTTTCGGACATAATAAAGGTCAGATTTTTTTTCTAAAGTCTAGCT comes from Verrucomicrobiota bacterium and encodes:
- a CDS encoding acylneuraminate cytidylyltransferase family protein → MSETYKTVALLPMKAHSERVKGKNFRNFAGKPLFRWILDTLLTVEEIDKIVINTDARDILAENGLTDSDKVLIRDRPPEICGGHISMNLVIEDDLQAVDAETFVMTHTTNPLLSSGTIRSAIQAFQLGVAEEGKDSLFTVNEFQTRFYRKDGSAVNHDPDNLLPTQELEPWYEENSNLYIFTKDSFNSTKARIGKQPVLFPTPTLESVDIDNATQWRIAEIIALAEMLVQTAYPPVS